CCTGCGATGGCGCAAATGGCGCGAATGCGGTCAATCTCTGGGCCGGATTTCACCTCGCGCACACGCTGCACGATATCGGTTGCATCCACGATGCGGCGCGGTGCAAGCCGGGCGCGCAGCCTTTCGAAATCGGCCATGGGCATGCGCAAATGCGTTTCCAACCCCATGGGCACGCCGATGGCCCCGCGTGCGGGCAGGGTTTGCGCTAGCGTGTCGGCCAGCAGGCCGACCCCGTCATCCACCGGGTTTGGGGCGTGCCATGTGCGAATGTCGTCCAGCCATGTGCGGCCCATCAGCTCTGCCCCGATAGATGGGATCACGGCAATCGGCGCGCCGGAACCCGGCACGACCACGAACCATGGCCGCGCGGGGCTTTCCCAGAACCGTGTCAGAAATCCGGTTGTGTAGAACAGATCGGCGGGATTTGTCAGCAGCAACGCATCCACCCCGCGCGCGCCCATGGCTGTTTGTAGCCGCGCCACCCGGTCGCGATATTCCTGCGCCGGAAAGATCATGGAGCGGTCAGCCACCCTCTGGCCCTTCGCTGAGGATGACCATGACACGCGCCTGTGCCGATAAGCGCAGCCCAGCCAGCAGCGCGCCAACCCCCGCCGCGCCAGAGGGTGTGGTGGGCAGATCATGCGCAGCCAACAGGGCAACCGCATCTTCCGCCTGCGCGTCCAAGATCGTGACAAAGGCATCGGCATCGCGCGCCAACCCGGCCAGCGCGATCATGGACGCGGTTTTGCAATCCAGCCGCCCCATGCAAGAGACCGGGCCATCCGCATCCACAAGCATACCCGCGCGAATGGCGCTTATCAGGGCTGGGGCGGCATCCGGTTCGACCACAATAATCTGCGGGCCGTCCCCCCAGACCTGCCGCGCATGGGCAGCAACCGCGGCGGCCAACCCGCCGACACCGGCCTGCAACAGAATATGGGTCGGGGGCTGGTCAATTTGTTCCGCCGCCTCTGCGGCCAGTTGCAGATAGCCTTCCATCACCCGCAAGGGCAGATCGGTATAGCCGGGCCATGAACTGTCCGACAGCAGCGTCCAGCCCTTGTCGCGTGCGGCCTGTTCCGCCGCTTTCATGCTGGCGTCGTAGTCTTGCCCTGCGCGCATGACCTCTGCGCCCTTGGCGCGCAGACGGGTGGCAAAGGCCTCTGGCACGGTGTCTGCCAGAACGATGACCGCACGCGCACCAAACAGCCGCGCCCCGGCGGCAACCGACATGCCGTGATTGCCAGCACTGGCGGTGACATAAACATGCCCGCGCAGCGCCTGCGACAGGTCATCGGCCTGCGTGGCCGCTGCCGCGCGTGCAATGGCATAGGCGGCGCCCAGTGCCTTGAAACTGCCCAGTCCCATCCGGGCGCGTTCATCCTTCAGCCAAAGCTGTGCGATCCCGAAATGCGCGGCCAGATCGGGCAGGTTACGCAGTGGCGTCGGCGCATGCGCGGGGCAGCGTTGCAGCAAATGCGCCACCTCTTGCGGGTTGCTAAGCGGCAGCAGGTCAAACCCGTTCAGCCCGCGTCCGCGCCATGGGTTTTCAAGATATTGCTCCATTCGGCCCCCGACATTTCTGACAGCCTAACGCGGGCGTGGTGCGAAATACGACCAAAAAGGCCGGGTCGCGGCCATTTTCCGGCGTCGCCGCCCAAGCGGGCGCTACCATTTCAGTAGGCGTTGCCCCAAGGCGGCCCCGGCCAGCATGACAATCGCCACCGCAGTTGAATAGGCGGGCAGAACGAACAGCACCATGTCCTTGTCGCAAAACAACGAATAGACCGAGGCCGCGATCCCCCCCGCCACAAGCCCGGCCATTGCGCCGGTCAGGCTTGGCCGTAGCGTGGCCCCAGAGGACAGCGCCCAAAGCGCCGCAGCCAGAAGCGGCAGGGCAAGCGCGGGAATCGACAACAGGCACACCCACAGATCGGGCAGGGCGAGCGTTTGCGCCAACCCGGCCTGACCGTCACGCGCAAGAAACAGCACAAACACCCCCAAGCCCCCGGCAAGCGCGGCCCCCAACAGCACAGCCGGTGTCTTTTGCGACGCGGCCGGGTGCACCGATGCCACCGCCACCGCCAAAGCCAATGCGACCAGCCCCAAGGGCACCAGTGTTTTCAGCACCGCAAAAGACGCCATGGCCGCGGCAAGATCTGCCCTTGGCCCCCAGAGCAGGGCAAATGCGCCCAGCGACAGCCCTAGCGCCAATGGCAGCGCGCGCAGAAGCCGGGTCGAAACCTTGGGCTGTGGCAAGGTATCGGCGGCCAGGGCAGAGATCAGGTCCTCGGTTTTCAATCGATCATCCTTTCGCGCAGCCGGGCGACGGATTTCAGCGCACGATGCAGTGCCACACGCACTGCCCCTTCGGACATGTTCAGCCGCGCTGCGGTTTCGGCGGTGCTTTCCCCGTTCACGCCAAAGGCGCGGACCAGATCGGCCTCGCGTGGTTCAAGCGCGTTCAGCACCTTTTCCATATCGCGCCCCATGGTCGGGTCCGGTGGGTCGGCGGCGGGCAACCCTTCGGCGAAATCGTCGATGGACAGGACCACGCGCGACCCGCGCGTCCGAAACGCATCGACCACCTTGTGACGCGCAATCGCATACAACCAAGGGCGCAAGGGTTGGTCTTCGCGCCATGTGTGGCGTTTGCGGTGAATGGCCAGCAGTACATCTTGCAAGACATCTTCGCAGCCTTCTGGCCCAAGGCCCGCCCCGCGCGCCCGCACCACCTTGCGCAGGATGGGCGTGATCGCTGTCAAAGCGCGATGATAGGCGAGCGTGTCGCCGCGATTGGCCGCGCGCATCAAATCCTCCAGGCGGTCCGGCTCTGTCATTCCAGTCTCAACCCTCTGTTCGGTGCGCGTGCGTCAGACGTTACGTCCCATATTCGTTGGCAACACAGAATAGGTATAGGCTTGTGGCGTATCAAAACGGCGTGTCCTGTGATTGCAGGTCAGGGGCAGAGCAAGCAATCCGCAACGCCCTGCCATCCCTGCGCAGATCATCCGGGTTGCACGACCATTGCGGGCCGGTGGGGGCATATAGCCCGTCGAACTGCCCGGCTTGGGCCGTAACCGCGCCACCAAGGCATAGGGCGCTGAAACCTGTTCTGAACCGCATTTTGCTTAGTCAATCCGTCGATAGATCGGGACTGTAGTTTAACGCCGGGGATGCGCATGAACAGTGGGTTTGTGCGCATCAATGATCGTGCAGAAAATCTTGCACCAGCGAATTGAACAAGGCCGGCTTTTCCATATGCGCGGCATGGCTAGCGCCGGGGATGACCGCCAGTTCTGCGCCGCGTATCCCGGACCACAGGGCATTGACCTGTGGCCAGCGATATGACCTGTCCAGATCGCCCCAGATAATCCGGCAAGGCAGGGCGAAACCCTGAAGTTGCGCGCGCCCGTCCCAATCGCGCATCGCGGTCAGGGCGTTGCGCGCAGCGTCTGGCCGGGCCATGCGCGCAATGTCGCGCGTTGCGGTATACCCCTGCCCGGTGGGGCCAGTGCGGAACCATGTGGCGCTTATCCGGTCTGCGGTGGCGTGCACCCCGTCCGCGTCCAGCCGTGCGAGGGAGGTTTCGATCGGCTCGAACCGGTCGGGCATCAGGCCCAGTGGGCCGGTGCCGTAAAGCACAAGTGCCTTTATGCGCTGTGGGTGGCGTGCTGCGATGTCTTGCACGATCATCCCGCCCATGCTGTGGCCCAGAAGCGTGAACCTGTCCAAGCCCAGCCGGTCAAGGCAGCCCATCACGGCGGCGCTAAAATCGGCTATGCTGCGTGGTCCCGGCAGCGATGCAGCCCGGCCAAAACCCGGCAGGTCTGGTGCAATCACGTCATGGCTGGCCGAAAACGCCGCGATCTGCGCGGCCCATTGCGCACTGCCGCCCAGATAGCCATGCACCAGCACCAATGGCTTGCCCGCCCCCGCACGCAGATATGGCAGGTCCATCAACGCACCTGTTCGGGCAGCCAAAGCGCGGCTTGCGGGAATGCGATCATAACGCCCACCAGCACCACCAGCGCGGCGATGAAGGGCAGGCTGCCGACGATCACATCAGGCACCGACACTTTGCCCCGGCTGATGCCCGAGATGACATACAGGTTCAGCCCAACCGGTGGCGTTAACACCGCAATTTCCATGGTGATGGTATAGACAATCCCGAACCAGATCAGGTCGAACCCGGCTGCCAGAATAAGCGGGATGATGACGGGCAGGGTGATGAAGGTCATCGACACGGGTTCAAGGAACATGCCCAGTGCGATGTAGAACGCGATCACAAGTGCCAGCACCATGTAGGGCGACAGCTCGAATGCCAGGAAAAGCGCTGTCACCTGTTGCGGCACGCGGTAATAATTCAGCACGAAGCCGAACAGCACACCCGCCGACAGCAGCAGCCCCAGATAGCCCATGGTGCGCATGGTGGCCATCAGCGCTTCGACAAAGCCCTTCCAACGCAACCCGCCGACACCCACGGCCAGCGCAACCGTGACCAGCGCGGCAATGGCGGCGGCTTCGGTCGGCGTGGCAATGCCGCCATAGATGGACACGGTAATCACCCCGCCGATGATGATGATCGGCCCCAGCGACACGGCAATCTGGATCAGCGCCAGCTTTGGGCCGGTGTCGCGGTCGGGCACATGGGATGGGTAAAGCTGCGCCCAGATCAGCACCACAACCACGAAGAATCCGGCCAGCAGCAGGCCCGGGACCACCCCGGCCATGAACAATTGCCCGATGGATTGGTCGGTGACGATACCGTAGAACAGCAGGATCAAGCTGGGGGGCAACAGCACGCTAAGCGTGCCACCCGCCGCCAGCACCCCGCTGGCCAGCCGCCGGTCATAGCCCAGTCGCAGCATTTCTGGCAGCGCCACGCCGCCGATGGTCAGCGATCCGACCATGGACGACCCCGACACCGCGCCAAACCCCGCGCAGGCCCCGATGGACCCATAGGCCGCAGACCCCCGGATCGGCACGCCGCGATGCAGGAACATGTATAGGTTGGCCCCGATATTCGACCGGCTTATCAACTCGCCCAGGAACACGAATAACGGCACCGCCAGCAGGATGTAGTTGATCCACACGCCCCAGAGCTTCAGTTGTGCGGACACCAGCGAGGTGTTGAAACTCTGGATTTGCCACAGGAAGGGCAAGGACGCCGCCGCCAGTGCAAAGGGTATAGGCAGGCCCAGCCCAATCATCACGATCAGCAGGCCCAAAAGGCCAAGCGCGACTTCATACCATTCCATCAGGCGCGTCCTTAGCAGGGGCGGGGCGCAGCGCGATCTGCACCAGCCGCAGCATGGCGTAAAGTGTGAACACCGTCAGTGCGAACGCCGCGACACCCCAGAACAGGTAGCGCGGCCAACTCAGGATTTCCGAGGACGACCCGGAATTGAACGCCCGGATCGTGGCGTTGACCGTGGTGATGGAAAAGAACACCCCAATCAGGACCATGATTGCGCCGTTCATCAATGCGACCAGCTTTTGCAGGGGTGGGCTGAAGGCATCGGTCAGCAATGTTACGCGAGGGTAGGAATCTTCGCGCATGGCATAGGCCAGCCCGACCAATGCGACGGGGAACAACAGCAGCGCCGTGGCCTCTGTCACCATCCGGTCGGGCTGGCCCATGACATAGCGCATGAACACGCCGTAGCTGATCCAGACCATCTGGATCACGATAATCGCAGAGCCGAGTGCGGCCAAAGCAACCACCACCCATTCAACGGCTTTCGTGGCCCTGTCGACAAGATTGAGCATAGAACCCTCTTGGTCTGGACTGACGTGGCGTGCAGGGGGATGACGCCGCAAGGCAGCGTCACCCCCTAGCACATTATTTCTGATGCGCGGCGAACAGGTCGCGGATTTGGCCTGCCATATCCGGCCCGCAGGCGCTGTCGACCTCTTCCGTCCATTTCGCCGCGATATCTGTGATCATCGCGTTGCGCTCGTCGTCCGAAATCGACACGGCTGCGCCGCCGCCCTTCATCACGGCATTGCCGACTTGCCCGTCAATCCAGTCCTCGTAGCGCGGCTGCAACCAGAGTTCCGATTCCGCCCCCGCTTCCAGCAAGGCGGTCTGGTCAGCTTCGGACAGGCTGTTGAAGCGGTCAAGGTTCATCATG
The DNA window shown above is from Roseibaca calidilacus and carries:
- a CDS encoding pyridoxal-phosphate dependent enzyme — encoded protein: MEQYLENPWRGRGLNGFDLLPLSNPQEVAHLLQRCPAHAPTPLRNLPDLAAHFGIAQLWLKDERARMGLGSFKALGAAYAIARAAAATQADDLSQALRGHVYVTASAGNHGMSVAAGARLFGARAVIVLADTVPEAFATRLRAKGAEVMRAGQDYDASMKAAEQAARDKGWTLLSDSSWPGYTDLPLRVMEGYLQLAAEAAEQIDQPPTHILLQAGVGGLAAAVAAHARQVWGDGPQIIVVEPDAAPALISAIRAGMLVDADGPVSCMGRLDCKTASMIALAGLARDADAFVTILDAQAEDAVALLAAHDLPTTPSGAAGVGALLAGLRLSAQARVMVILSEGPEGG
- a CDS encoding NrsF family protein; the protein is MKTEDLISALAADTLPQPKVSTRLLRALPLALGLSLGAFALLWGPRADLAAAMASFAVLKTLVPLGLVALALAVAVASVHPAASQKTPAVLLGAALAGGLGVFVLFLARDGQAGLAQTLALPDLWVCLLSIPALALPLLAAALWALSSGATLRPSLTGAMAGLVAGGIAASVYSLFCDKDMVLFVLPAYSTAVAIVMLAGAALGQRLLKW
- a CDS encoding sigma-70 family RNA polymerase sigma factor, which gives rise to MTEPDRLEDLMRAANRGDTLAYHRALTAITPILRKVVRARGAGLGPEGCEDVLQDVLLAIHRKRHTWREDQPLRPWLYAIARHKVVDAFRTRGSRVVLSIDDFAEGLPAADPPDPTMGRDMEKVLNALEPREADLVRAFGVNGESTAETAARLNMSEGAVRVALHRALKSVARLRERMID
- a CDS encoding alpha/beta fold hydrolase, which gives rise to MDLPYLRAGAGKPLVLVHGYLGGSAQWAAQIAAFSASHDVIAPDLPGFGRAASLPGPRSIADFSAAVMGCLDRLGLDRFTLLGHSMGGMIVQDIAARHPQRIKALVLYGTGPLGLMPDRFEPIETSLARLDADGVHATADRISATWFRTGPTGQGYTATRDIARMARPDAARNALTAMRDWDGRAQLQGFALPCRIIWGDLDRSYRWPQVNALWSGIRGAELAVIPGASHAAHMEKPALFNSLVQDFLHDH
- a CDS encoding TRAP transporter large permease, with product MEWYEVALGLLGLLIVMIGLGLPIPFALAAASLPFLWQIQSFNTSLVSAQLKLWGVWINYILLAVPLFVFLGELISRSNIGANLYMFLHRGVPIRGSAAYGSIGACAGFGAVSGSSMVGSLTIGGVALPEMLRLGYDRRLASGVLAAGGTLSVLLPPSLILLFYGIVTDQSIGQLFMAGVVPGLLLAGFFVVVVLIWAQLYPSHVPDRDTGPKLALIQIAVSLGPIIIIGGVITVSIYGGIATPTEAAAIAALVTVALAVGVGGLRWKGFVEALMATMRTMGYLGLLLSAGVLFGFVLNYYRVPQQVTALFLAFELSPYMVLALVIAFYIALGMFLEPVSMTFITLPVIIPLILAAGFDLIWFGIVYTITMEIAVLTPPVGLNLYVISGISRGKVSVPDVIVGSLPFIAALVVLVGVMIAFPQAALWLPEQVR
- a CDS encoding TRAP transporter small permease, which encodes MLNLVDRATKAVEWVVVALAALGSAIIVIQMVWISYGVFMRYVMGQPDRMVTEATALLLFPVALVGLAYAMREDSYPRVTLLTDAFSPPLQKLVALMNGAIMVLIGVFFSITTVNATIRAFNSGSSSEILSWPRYLFWGVAAFALTVFTLYAMLRLVQIALRPAPAKDAPDGMV